A single window of Micrococcaceae bacterium Sec5.1 DNA harbors:
- a CDS encoding iron-sulfur cluster assembly accessory protein has protein sequence MSTATNENSTGAQLVPDEELLTHEVNLTDVAAGKVRSLLEQEGRTDLRLRVAVQPGGCSGLIYQLYFDERLLDGDAVRDYDGVEVVVDKMSVPYLSGASIDFEDTISKQGFTIDNPNAGGSCACGDSFH, from the coding sequence ATGAGCACTGCAACCAACGAAAACAGCACCGGAGCACAGCTCGTCCCCGACGAGGAGCTTCTCACGCATGAGGTCAATCTGACCGATGTCGCGGCAGGCAAGGTCCGTAGCCTCCTCGAACAGGAAGGGCGCACCGATCTGCGGCTGCGCGTTGCAGTCCAGCCGGGCGGCTGCTCCGGCTTGATCTACCAGCTCTACTTCGACGAGCGCCTCCTCGACGGCGACGCCGTCCGCGACTACGACGGCGTTGAGGTCGTAGTCGACAAGATGAGCGTCCCTTACCTGAGTGGGGCCAGCATCGACTTCGAGGACACCATCTCGAAGCAGGGCTTCACCATTGATAACCCGAACGCCGGTGGGTCTTGCGCTTGCGGCGATTCGTTCCACTGA
- a CDS encoding dipeptidase produces MTSAHAETPQNQRRNSGHSMEGPSSNQVIDSNGVAALAKAVDESFSATLGSLKDLVGIPGIAWPSFDPAELERSAEAVVSLVRATGMDDVRILRCDKLDGTPGGPAVVARRPARDGQPTILLYAHHDVQPPGDRNLWASEPFIAEEREGRLYGRGAADDKAGIMAHLAAYAAATKVLRDEFGLGVTFFFEGEEEAGSPTFRTFLEEHRELLRSDVIVVADSSNWKVGIPALTTSLRGLVDGTFEVRVLEHAVHSGMYGGPLLDAPTLLSRLIATLHDDEGNVAVAGLVGNDDVAVDLTEAEYRADASVLDGVKLAGSGTIGSRLWTKPALSIIGMDVPAVAVASNTLIPAARAKFSMRLAPGQDPDAAMEALRNHVQSRAPFGAEVTFTPGERGNAFATDTSSAAARVALWALGEAWGVQPVEMGIGGSIPFIADLTEMYPDVQILVTGVEDPDSRAHSANESLHIGDFRNAVLAEALMLARLNVEGLDR; encoded by the coding sequence ATGACATCAGCACATGCGGAGACCCCGCAGAATCAGCGACGGAACTCCGGCCACAGCATGGAGGGTCCGTCGTCGAACCAGGTCATCGACTCCAATGGCGTGGCCGCTCTGGCCAAAGCAGTAGATGAATCATTTAGCGCTACCCTCGGCTCGTTAAAGGACCTCGTCGGGATCCCCGGAATCGCGTGGCCCAGTTTCGACCCCGCCGAGCTGGAGCGCAGCGCTGAAGCTGTCGTCTCCTTGGTAAGGGCAACGGGAATGGATGACGTCCGAATTCTTCGCTGCGACAAATTGGATGGAACGCCCGGTGGTCCCGCCGTCGTCGCCCGCCGTCCGGCCCGCGACGGTCAGCCGACGATTCTGTTGTACGCGCACCATGACGTCCAGCCTCCAGGCGATCGAAATCTTTGGGCTTCCGAGCCTTTCATCGCGGAGGAGCGGGAAGGCCGGCTCTATGGTCGTGGCGCTGCTGACGACAAAGCCGGCATCATGGCCCATCTGGCGGCTTACGCCGCTGCTACGAAAGTCCTGAGGGATGAGTTTGGCCTGGGCGTAACCTTCTTCTTTGAAGGCGAAGAAGAAGCGGGTTCACCCACGTTTCGGACATTCCTTGAGGAACATCGTGAGCTTCTCCGCTCCGACGTGATCGTGGTGGCGGACTCCAGCAACTGGAAGGTCGGCATTCCCGCCTTAACTACCAGCCTGCGTGGGCTCGTGGATGGCACCTTCGAAGTCCGTGTGCTGGAGCATGCGGTGCATTCGGGAATGTACGGTGGCCCGCTGCTGGACGCCCCCACCCTGTTGTCCCGTCTCATCGCGACGCTCCACGACGACGAAGGAAACGTCGCCGTGGCGGGCCTGGTGGGAAATGACGACGTTGCGGTTGACCTGACCGAGGCAGAATACCGCGCTGACGCTTCAGTGCTCGACGGCGTCAAACTTGCCGGGAGCGGGACGATCGGCTCGCGTTTGTGGACCAAGCCGGCGTTGTCCATCATCGGCATGGATGTTCCCGCTGTTGCCGTTGCCTCAAATACGCTCATTCCCGCAGCCCGGGCGAAATTCAGCATGCGCCTGGCACCCGGTCAGGATCCTGACGCCGCCATGGAGGCTTTAAGGAACCACGTTCAGTCCCGTGCACCATTCGGTGCAGAAGTAACATTCACGCCGGGGGAGCGAGGAAATGCCTTCGCGACCGATACCTCGTCAGCAGCTGCCAGGGTGGCACTCTGGGCCCTGGGGGAGGCCTGGGGAGTCCAACCAGTGGAAATGGGAATCGGCGGTTCCATCCCGTTCATTGCCGACCTGACCGAGATGTATCCCGATGTCCAGATTCTGGTAACAGGTGTAGAAGATCCGGATTCCCGCGCCCACAGTGCCAACGAATCACTGCACATCGGCGATTTCCGTAACGCTGTGCTGGCCGAGGCGCTGATGCTGGCGCGGCTTAATGTCGAAGGCCTGGACCGGTAA
- a CDS encoding DUF3043 domain-containing protein: MFGRKKEEPSAQAVVDQAQAAAQEPGVGKGAPTPKRKDQEAARKRPLVPTDRKASKEAERVAVQDQRQKMRQALDTGDEKYLPLRDKGPQKRFVRDYVDARFSLGEYLMFGALLFVVISLIIPASSSQITYVLIGFWIMFLAVFVDVFILSRKLRKRLGEKFGEVERGSVWYGCMRALQFRKLRLPKPQVKRGQYPA, translated from the coding sequence GTGTTCGGACGCAAAAAGGAAGAGCCCAGCGCTCAAGCAGTAGTAGACCAGGCCCAGGCCGCCGCCCAGGAACCGGGCGTCGGAAAGGGCGCCCCTACGCCCAAGCGGAAGGACCAGGAGGCAGCCCGCAAGCGCCCGTTGGTGCCCACTGACCGCAAAGCTTCCAAGGAGGCCGAACGGGTAGCGGTTCAGGACCAGCGGCAGAAGATGCGGCAGGCATTGGACACGGGTGACGAAAAGTACCTGCCCCTGAGGGACAAGGGACCCCAGAAGCGTTTCGTTCGGGATTACGTCGATGCCCGGTTCAGCCTCGGTGAATACCTGATGTTCGGAGCCCTGCTGTTCGTGGTCATCTCCCTGATCATCCCGGCCAGCAGTTCACAGATTACGTATGTCCTGATTGGCTTCTGGATCATGTTCCTTGCCGTCTTTGTCGATGTTTTCATCCTTTCACGCAAGCTCCGTAAGCGCCTGGGCGAGAAGTTCGGTGAAGTCGAGCGTGGATCAGTCTGGTATGGATGTATGCGCGCCCTGCAGTTCCGCAAGCTCCGCCTCCCCAAGCCGCAGGTCAAGCGCGGCCAGTACCCCGCTTAG
- a CDS encoding quinone-dependent dihydroorotate dehydrogenase, with the protein MRVYPTFFKLAFSWMDAEKAHKIGFQAIRAAHRTGAGRVLARITAPDASLRTEAFGLTFPSPFGLAAGFDKEGHGIEALAELGFGHVEVGTITGQAQPGNEKPRLFRLIEDRAVINRMGFNNDGAAAVAPRLKSAKAALQRLHADVRPVIGVNIGKTKVVELDEATEDYLVSARSLAPAADYLVVNVSSPNTPGLRLLQNVETLRPLLRAVGDAADEAAGRHVPLLVKIAPDLSNEDIDDVARLALDLRLDGIIATNTTIAREGLTTDAAMVGSLGAGGLSGAPLKQRSLEVLRRLKDAVGDQLVLIAVGGVESAQDVQDRLNAGATLVQGYTAFLYEGPFWASRINKGLAKIRKRNSR; encoded by the coding sequence ATGCGTGTTTACCCCACCTTCTTCAAGCTCGCCTTCTCCTGGATGGATGCCGAGAAAGCACACAAGATCGGCTTTCAAGCGATCCGGGCGGCCCACCGCACCGGTGCAGGCCGGGTTCTTGCCAGGATCACAGCTCCGGATGCTTCCCTTCGAACTGAGGCTTTTGGGTTGACGTTCCCCTCTCCCTTCGGCTTGGCGGCCGGCTTTGACAAGGAAGGCCATGGAATCGAAGCGCTGGCCGAACTGGGGTTTGGCCATGTAGAGGTGGGAACCATTACCGGGCAGGCTCAGCCGGGCAACGAAAAGCCGCGTTTGTTCCGATTGATCGAGGACCGCGCCGTCATCAACCGCATGGGCTTCAATAACGATGGCGCAGCAGCAGTTGCTCCGCGGCTCAAGTCGGCGAAAGCTGCCCTGCAGCGCCTGCATGCCGATGTACGACCCGTGATTGGTGTCAACATCGGTAAGACGAAAGTTGTTGAGCTGGATGAGGCCACAGAAGACTACCTCGTCAGCGCCCGGAGCCTCGCTCCCGCCGCCGACTACCTGGTGGTCAACGTCAGTTCGCCCAACACGCCGGGACTACGGCTGCTTCAGAACGTGGAAACTCTGCGGCCTTTGCTCCGGGCCGTAGGGGATGCGGCAGATGAAGCTGCTGGCCGCCATGTTCCGCTCCTGGTCAAGATTGCGCCAGACCTGAGCAACGAGGACATCGACGACGTCGCCCGGCTTGCCCTTGACCTCAGGCTGGACGGCATCATCGCCACCAACACCACCATCGCCCGTGAGGGGCTCACCACTGATGCCGCGATGGTTGGATCACTGGGAGCGGGCGGGCTTTCAGGTGCCCCGCTGAAGCAGCGATCACTGGAGGTCCTGCGACGACTCAAGGACGCCGTGGGAGATCAGCTCGTACTCATTGCCGTGGGTGGCGTGGAGTCAGCCCAGGATGTCCAGGACCGTTTGAATGCAGGCGCAACCCTGGTGCAGGGATACACGGCGTTCCTTTACGAGGGCCCGTTCTGGGCATCGCGTATTAACAAGGGCCTGGCGAAGATCCGGAAGCGTAACTCCCGCTAG
- a CDS encoding FAD-binding dehydrogenase, translating into MPLQDRDADHGNRILADVIVVGAGLSGLVAAATAYAAGKRVAILDQEPAASLGGQAHWSFGGLFMVDTPEQRRLGVRDSAELALSDWMASAGFDREHDAMARQWTEAYVQFASGEKRAWLKSLDVGIFPLVQWAERGGYGPQGHGNTVPRFHVTWGTGPALVEPFLAKVQEGVRAGRVSLHFRHRATSLTTTAGRVAGVSGQILEPSTAVRGQASSRAAVGGFEATAGAVVVTTGGIGGNHGTVRRQWPGNAAPADMLSGVPASVDGDFLLIAESGGAALVNGDRMWHYPEGIHNYDPVWPKHGIRILPGPSSLWLDAEGRQLPAPLFPGFDSLGALRHIVATGHSHSWFVLNRTIALKELALSGSEQNPDLTGRDVSLLVSRLKPGSDTPIQRFLDKGIDFIQGSSPHDLAGKMNALTGNQLISAERLEALVRARDLQVSSGLGKDPQLAAIRAARRFATDKLMRVAPPHRLADPAHGPLIAIRLSVLTRKSLGGLQTDLRSRVLDQEGRVIPGLYAAGEAAGFGGGGIHGYRALEGTFLGGCLFTGRSAGRETAADV; encoded by the coding sequence ATGCCGCTACAAGATCGTGATGCAGATCATGGGAATCGAATCCTCGCCGACGTCATCGTTGTAGGTGCAGGCTTGTCCGGGCTGGTAGCCGCTGCAACTGCCTACGCGGCAGGCAAACGCGTAGCGATCCTGGACCAGGAACCAGCGGCATCCCTGGGTGGGCAGGCGCATTGGTCCTTCGGGGGCCTGTTCATGGTTGACACCCCCGAGCAACGCCGGCTCGGTGTCAGGGACAGCGCTGAATTAGCGCTCTCGGACTGGATGGCCTCCGCAGGCTTTGACCGAGAACACGATGCGATGGCGCGGCAGTGGACCGAGGCCTACGTCCAGTTTGCCTCCGGTGAGAAGCGCGCCTGGTTGAAGAGCCTCGACGTCGGCATCTTCCCTTTGGTGCAATGGGCAGAACGCGGGGGTTACGGCCCCCAGGGACATGGAAACACGGTTCCCCGATTCCACGTCACGTGGGGAACGGGCCCCGCCCTCGTGGAACCGTTTCTGGCCAAGGTCCAGGAAGGTGTCCGGGCCGGGAGGGTATCGCTGCACTTCCGGCATAGGGCTACTTCGCTGACGACGACGGCCGGCCGGGTGGCGGGTGTCTCGGGCCAGATACTGGAACCCTCGACGGCGGTGCGCGGCCAAGCGTCCTCGCGAGCCGCCGTCGGGGGTTTCGAAGCCACGGCGGGCGCTGTCGTAGTGACGACAGGCGGCATCGGCGGAAATCACGGGACGGTGCGTCGACAGTGGCCGGGCAATGCTGCACCGGCCGATATGCTCAGCGGTGTACCCGCTTCAGTGGATGGCGATTTCCTTCTTATTGCGGAGTCCGGCGGTGCAGCGTTGGTGAACGGAGACCGCATGTGGCACTACCCGGAGGGAATCCACAATTACGATCCGGTGTGGCCCAAGCACGGCATCCGCATCCTGCCTGGTCCGTCATCCCTGTGGTTGGATGCCGAAGGGCGCCAATTGCCTGCGCCCCTGTTCCCGGGCTTCGATTCCCTTGGCGCGCTTCGCCACATCGTCGCCACCGGTCACAGTCATTCATGGTTCGTCCTGAACCGCACCATTGCGCTCAAGGAACTTGCGCTTTCAGGATCCGAGCAGAACCCGGACCTGACGGGGAGGGACGTGTCACTGCTCGTTTCCCGACTGAAACCAGGCAGCGATACTCCCATACAACGTTTCCTGGACAAAGGCATCGACTTCATTCAGGGATCCTCACCACATGACCTTGCCGGGAAGATGAACGCACTCACGGGGAATCAACTGATCAGCGCTGAGCGCTTGGAGGCGCTGGTACGGGCCCGGGACCTTCAAGTGTCCAGCGGGCTGGGCAAGGACCCCCAACTGGCTGCTATCCGGGCGGCCCGCCGTTTTGCCACTGACAAACTGATGAGGGTGGCTCCCCCACACCGCCTGGCGGATCCTGCCCATGGGCCGCTCATTGCCATCAGGCTGTCCGTCCTCACAAGGAAGAGTCTGGGAGGGCTGCAGACTGACCTCCGATCTAGGGTCCTGGATCAGGAAGGCCGAGTGATCCCGGGCCTTTACGCTGCAGGTGAAGCGGCGGGCTTCGGCGGAGGCGGTATCCATGGGTACAGGGCGCTGGAGGGAACCTTCCTGGGTGGATGCCTTTTCACAGGCAGGTCCGCGGGACGCGAAACCGCGGCGGATGTCTAA
- a CDS encoding alpha/beta hydrolase, with product MEWSADILGMDFQSCALDVEGPDGVVRRATLVRHRPESMTQEAEATRGALLFLHGWSDYFFNVELARFWARHGYDFYALDMHNHGRSLTSGSPGGYVANLGDYDAEISRALEVIHSESPGPRPNGVAMMGHSTGGLIAALWTSKHPGQVQHLILNSPWLEMHGSSIVRRAAQVMVGPIARVRPEMVLRLPERGFYFRSISNTAEGEWPLDEKYRPPLAFPVRAGWLSAVLAGHSQVARGLDLDIPVLVLTSAASANGMVWQESMRRSDAVLDVGIIALRAMALGRSVTLERVDGGLHDVFLSAPKVRADAYARLSRWIRGYMESELPQVRQEGDA from the coding sequence ATGGAGTGGTCGGCGGATATCCTCGGAATGGACTTCCAGTCATGCGCCCTGGACGTGGAAGGACCTGACGGTGTGGTGCGGCGGGCAACCTTGGTCCGTCACAGGCCGGAGTCGATGACCCAGGAGGCCGAGGCAACCCGTGGCGCGTTGCTGTTCCTGCATGGCTGGAGCGACTACTTCTTCAACGTGGAACTCGCCAGGTTTTGGGCAAGGCACGGCTATGACTTCTATGCATTGGACATGCACAACCATGGAAGGAGCCTGACTTCAGGTTCGCCGGGCGGCTACGTGGCCAACCTTGGAGACTACGACGCCGAAATCAGCCGTGCCCTCGAGGTCATCCACAGCGAAAGCCCGGGACCTCGCCCGAATGGCGTTGCCATGATGGGCCATTCCACCGGAGGCCTCATTGCAGCACTGTGGACGAGCAAACACCCAGGCCAGGTGCAACACCTGATACTAAACAGCCCTTGGCTCGAAATGCATGGCAGCTCGATTGTCAGGCGGGCCGCGCAAGTCATGGTGGGACCCATTGCCAGGGTCCGGCCCGAGATGGTTTTAAGGCTGCCGGAGCGCGGATTCTACTTCCGGAGCATCAGCAATACCGCCGAGGGCGAATGGCCGCTGGACGAAAAGTACCGGCCTCCGCTGGCCTTTCCCGTCAGGGCAGGTTGGCTTAGCGCCGTCTTGGCCGGACACTCACAGGTTGCACGCGGCCTGGACCTGGACATCCCGGTCCTGGTCCTGACATCGGCTGCCAGCGCCAACGGAATGGTGTGGCAGGAGTCCATGCGACGTTCGGATGCGGTGCTGGACGTGGGCATCATCGCACTGCGTGCCATGGCCTTGGGTCGCAGCGTAACCCTGGAGAGAGTGGATGGCGGGCTGCATGATGTCTTCCTGTCCGCACCCAAGGTCAGGGCAGATGCCTACGCGAGGCTTTCACGATGGATTCGCGGGTACATGGAAAGTGAGTTGCCGCAGGTACGGCAGGAAGGGGACGCATGA
- a CDS encoding alpha/beta hydrolase, with protein sequence MTTTEESVSLWQPDILGTGYERLELPLSPDEEGPVKATLVRHAPPVTAPTPHGILDFLSSFTQRKRREASMDPTGAPRVVLYLHGWADYFLQTELAEYLTASGFHFYALDLRKFGRSLLPGQTPGYTTDLAVYDQDIEAALLEIERDVVARTNNPASPTIHMVAHSLGGLIASLWADRHPRRIGSLVLNSPWLELQGSSLVRSIAMHLVEPFARTDPKRPFRFPEMPAYWESVSNQAHGEWVLDSVWRPRASFPIRAGWTKAVLAGHKAVERKLNIDAPVLVLLSGRTRIQSEWTADLMRADAVIDVEETSRRALGLGRRTAVFRYPGALHDIFLSRRTIRQQAYRDVSVWLSSYPY encoded by the coding sequence ATGACCACCACTGAAGAATCGGTATCTCTGTGGCAACCGGACATCCTGGGCACCGGATACGAACGTCTGGAACTTCCCCTCTCCCCTGACGAGGAAGGACCGGTCAAAGCCACACTCGTCAGGCATGCCCCGCCAGTTACGGCCCCAACTCCTCACGGCATCCTCGATTTTCTATCCTCCTTCACACAACGCAAGCGACGTGAGGCGTCCATGGATCCCACGGGGGCGCCGCGAGTGGTCCTCTACTTGCACGGCTGGGCTGACTACTTCCTGCAGACCGAACTCGCCGAGTACCTGACGGCGTCCGGCTTTCATTTCTACGCGCTGGACCTTCGGAAATTTGGACGGAGCCTGTTGCCCGGTCAGACACCCGGATACACCACTGACCTGGCTGTCTACGACCAAGACATCGAGGCGGCCTTGCTGGAGATCGAACGGGATGTTGTGGCCAGGACCAACAACCCAGCATCACCGACCATTCATATGGTCGCGCACTCCTTGGGCGGGCTGATTGCTTCGTTGTGGGCTGACCGCCATCCGCGCCGGATCGGGTCACTGGTCCTGAACTCGCCTTGGCTGGAGCTTCAGGGCAGCAGCTTGGTTCGCAGCATCGCCATGCATCTGGTGGAGCCCTTCGCGCGAACCGACCCCAAGCGTCCGTTCAGGTTCCCCGAAATGCCTGCGTACTGGGAGAGCGTCAGCAACCAGGCCCACGGCGAATGGGTGCTGGATTCTGTCTGGCGGCCGCGGGCCTCATTCCCCATCCGCGCTGGTTGGACGAAGGCAGTGCTTGCCGGCCACAAAGCGGTGGAGCGAAAACTGAACATAGACGCCCCGGTCCTGGTCCTTTTATCAGGCCGGACCAGGATCCAGTCCGAATGGACAGCAGACCTCATGAGGGCCGACGCCGTGATCGACGTCGAGGAGACATCCCGGCGTGCGCTCGGCCTGGGAAGGCGGACGGCCGTGTTCCGCTACCCAGGGGCTCTGCATGACATCTTCTTGTCGCGAAGGACCATTCGCCAACAGGCGTACCGTGACGTGTCGGTCTGGCTTTCGTCCTACCCGTATTGA
- a CDS encoding isoprenyl transferase — MALGKKSKTTRVRTSPIVAPYGHPSGAVPPSIPSELIPQHVAIVMDGNGRWANQRGLPRIEGHKAGEPALLDVMAGAIELGIKYVSVYAFSTENWRRSPEEVRFLMGFNKDVLRRQRNQLDEWGVRIRWAGRRPRLWGSVIRELEEAEEFTKANDTCTLTMCVNYGGRAEIADAVSAIAEDVAAGRLKPGSVTEKTIQKYLDEPDLPDVDLFLRSSGEQRLSNFLLWQSAYAEFVFMDTLWPDVDRRTLWDAVEIYAKRDRRYGGAIDAAPAAN; from the coding sequence GTGGCACTTGGCAAGAAGAGCAAGACAACCCGGGTGCGGACTTCGCCCATAGTGGCCCCTTACGGACATCCTTCAGGTGCCGTTCCGCCCAGCATTCCAAGTGAACTTATTCCGCAGCACGTAGCCATTGTCATGGATGGCAACGGCCGTTGGGCCAACCAGCGGGGATTGCCCCGCATTGAAGGGCACAAGGCCGGTGAGCCTGCACTGTTGGACGTGATGGCCGGAGCCATCGAACTAGGCATCAAGTACGTCAGCGTGTATGCGTTTTCCACGGAGAACTGGCGACGATCCCCGGAGGAAGTCCGCTTCCTGATGGGATTTAACAAGGATGTGCTACGTCGCCAACGGAACCAACTCGATGAATGGGGAGTCCGTATCCGCTGGGCCGGTCGACGGCCGCGCCTCTGGGGTTCGGTGATTCGTGAGCTTGAAGAGGCCGAGGAATTTACCAAGGCCAACGACACCTGCACGTTGACCATGTGTGTTAATTACGGCGGGCGGGCGGAAATCGCCGACGCCGTCTCGGCCATTGCCGAGGACGTTGCCGCCGGGCGGCTCAAGCCGGGATCGGTGACGGAAAAGACCATCCAGAAGTACCTGGACGAGCCAGACCTTCCTGACGTAGACCTCTTCCTGCGCAGCTCCGGGGAGCAGAGATTGTCAAACTTCCTGCTGTGGCAGTCCGCCTACGCTGAATTCGTCTTCATGGACACCCTGTGGCCTGACGTTGACAGGCGCACGCTCTGGGACGCCGTCGAGATTTACGCCAAGCGTGACCGGCGCTACGGTGGCGCGATAGATGCGGCGCCCGCAGCAAATTAG
- the recO gene encoding DNA repair protein RecO, whose product MANPSSFAARSYRDDAVVLRTHKLGEADRIITLLTKHHGQVRAVAKGVRRTTSRFGARLEPFMVADLQLISGRTLDIVTQAVAKGAYGSSIAADYGRFTVAAAMTETAEKLTDADAESGTAQYNLLVGALAALSRSDHAPELILDSYLLRALATGGWAPSFTDCARCGRPGLHTAFAAPLGGMVCSECRPPGSPAPAPETVVLLGALLTGDWNVADASDSRHRREAAGLVASYLQWHLERALKSLKHVERS is encoded by the coding sequence GTGGCCAATCCCTCCTCATTTGCAGCACGGTCCTACCGGGACGATGCCGTTGTGCTCCGCACCCATAAGTTGGGCGAGGCAGATCGGATTATTACCCTGCTGACCAAGCATCACGGGCAAGTACGTGCGGTCGCAAAAGGTGTGCGCAGGACCACCAGCCGTTTCGGCGCGCGTCTGGAACCGTTCATGGTGGCGGACTTGCAGCTCATCTCGGGCCGAACTTTGGATATCGTTACCCAGGCTGTGGCCAAAGGCGCTTATGGGAGCAGTATCGCAGCGGACTATGGCCGTTTTACTGTAGCTGCTGCCATGACAGAGACGGCCGAGAAGCTTACGGACGCGGACGCCGAATCCGGCACCGCCCAGTACAACCTCTTGGTGGGTGCCCTGGCGGCGCTCAGCCGCTCGGACCATGCTCCGGAACTTATTCTGGACTCCTATCTCTTGCGCGCGTTGGCCACTGGCGGGTGGGCGCCGAGCTTTACTGACTGCGCCCGGTGCGGCAGGCCCGGACTGCACACGGCGTTTGCCGCGCCATTGGGGGGTATGGTGTGTAGCGAGTGCCGCCCTCCCGGCTCCCCGGCCCCGGCACCGGAGACCGTGGTGTTGTTGGGAGCCCTCCTGACTGGGGATTGGAACGTAGCTGACGCCTCGGATTCGCGGCATCGACGCGAAGCAGCCGGACTGGTGGCCAGTTATCTGCAATGGCATTTGGAACGCGCCTTGAAATCACTTAAACACGTGGAGCGAAGCTGA